The sequence CGGACCTGGTGCGGGACCTTAATCGCACTGATGAGCGTCAGCAGAATTCCGGCGGCGATCAGGCGGACGGCCACCAGCCAGGTCGTCGAAATATTGGTGGTCGAAAAAAGGTACTGGGCGGCGGCCCCGGAGCCACCCCAGAGTGAGGCCCCGCCCGCGGCGAGCAGGATTCCCTTGGTTTGCTTGTTCAATCTAATTCCCCCCGTTTACGTAGTTAGTCCAATGTAACACGGATTGACCGTCCTGCAAACCGCTGGGCAGATTTTCCTAGCAAAGTAAAGGGAAAGCATTTAAAATGATTAAGGATGTTTTGGCGACTCGGATTTTAAATTAAAGAAGGCAAGAACTATGCAAACAGTTAAAATTGGCGGTACCAATTGGGTGGCTTCGAACGTGGCCCTGGGGATCATGCGGATGGGCACCCTGCCCGTTCCGCAGGCGGTCGAAGCTCTGCAAATGGCCCACGAGGTCGGAATCAACTTCATCGATTCGGCGGATATTTACGGCAACGATCCCGTGCTCGGTCGGGGATCTTCCGAGATTCATTTCGGCCAGGCCTTCAAGAAGAGTGGCTTGAGTCGGGATGATTTCTACATCCAGTCCAAGGGCGGCCTCTTTGCCAACAGCGACAACAAGATCACCCGCTACGACTCGTCCAAGACGCATCTCATTCAGGCCGTCGACGGGATCCTCCAGCGGATGGGAATCGACTACCTGGATTCCTTCTTGATCCACCGGCCCGACCCGCTGATGGACCCGGCGGAAGTCGCGGCGGCTTTTGATGAGCTCCAGGCGGCGGGGAAGGTTCGCCACTTCGGCGTCTCCAACTTCAACCCCCAGCAGATCGCGCTACTGCAGTCGGCCACCGATCAGCGGCTGTTGGTCGACCAGGTCCAGTTCAGTATTGCCCACACGGGGATGATCGACTTTGGCCTCCACACCAACATGACCGACGCCCGCTCGATCAACCACGACGGCGGCCTGCTCGAGTACGCCCGGCGCAAGCACATGACGATCCAGACCTGGTCACCGTTCCAGTATGGGACCTTTGCCGGCACCTTCATCAACAATGACAAGTTTGCCGACCTCAACGACCTACTGGCCAAGCTGGCGGATAAGTACCATGCCAGCAAGAACGCCATCGCGGTGGCCTGGATTCTACGGCACCCGGCCCAGATGCAGGTCCTACTCGGCACGATGAACACGGCCCACATTGCCGACAGCGCGGCCGGTTCCGACATCCGGTTGACCAAGCAGGAATGGTACGACATCTACTTCGCGGCCGGCAACGACCTGCCATGATCAGGCATGACTACGTGGCCTTCTATCAGCGACTGACCGCGCCGTTCGTCCGCCATCCCGGCTGGATCCGCCTGCTGCGGTTTTTCAACCACCTAATCGAGGTTGTGATGTACGGCTGCTACATTGCCCTGCTTGCCGGTCTGATCTGGCTGGGGAGCCGGGTGAGCTGGGATGCAGCTTTCCATCGGGTGTTGCCCTTTGTTCTCGTGCCGGGGATCAGCTTCATCCTGCTCTCGCTGGTACGGGACTGGCTGAACAGCCCCCGGCCCTACGAGGAATGGGCGATCGATCCCCTGATTCCCCGAACCAAGAAGGGGGACTCGATGCCGAGCCGCCACGTCTTTTCGGCGGTCACGATTGCCATGTGCGTGCTGCGGCTCAGCTGGCTCTGGGGGGCACTGTTCCTTGTCCTGGCGGCCGCATTGGCCCTGATCCGGGTGATCGGCGGGGTTCACTACCCGCGCGACGTCATCGTGGGTGCTCTCTGTGGCCTGGTAGCCGGTAGCTTATTGTTTATTTAAAAATCCCGGCCCGTTTGTGCACGCAAGCGGGCCTTCATTATTGGGGAGGAAAAAATGGATCCGTTAGAAAATGCAATCTTAAACGGGCTCTACGACCAGCGCTACCGCGGCCACGAGCTGCTTTCGCCGGGGCTGTTGACCAACCGGGACCAGGACAAGATCTGGTTGACTTTGCGGCGCGAACTGCTCACCTGCCGGAGTTTTACCTGGGCGGTGGCCTTCATCACGGCCGACATGCTGGTGCCATTTAAGGTCGTGATGGCCGACCTGGCCGCCAAGGGAGTGCGGGGAACGCTGCTTACCGGTGACTACCTTGGCTTCAACTCGCCCCGGGTCTTCGAAGAGCTGCTGAAGATCCCCAACCTGACCGTCAAAATCGCAACGGGACGGGGCTTTCACGCCAAGGGCTACCTCTTCGATCACGGCGATTACCAGACGGTGGTGATCGGCAGCGCCAACTTCACCCGTGCGGCACTGTTGGCCAACACCGAGTGGGCGCTGAGGATCAGCACCCGCGACCAGGCAGCCCTGGCCGAGCAGCTGAAGGAACAATTGGCGGCACTGGAGCGGGACAGCCGGGAGCTCGATCAGGAATGGCTGGCCGACTACGCGCAGCGCTGGCGGCCGCCGGTTCGGGCCGCCGCTCAACCCGCGTCAGCCGCCACGGCCAAGATCGAGCCAAATCCAATGCAGGCCGCGGCCCTCAAGGAGCTAAACGCCCTCGTAAAATCTGGCGCCCATCACGGATTGGTTGTTTCGGCTACCGGGACGGGGAAAACCTACCTCGGCGCGCTGGCGGTCCGTGACTTCCGGCCGCACCGCTTCCTCTATCTGGTCCACCGTGAACAGATCGCCCGTAAGTCACTGGCCAGCTTTCGACGGGTAATCGGCGGCCCGGCGACGGACTTCGGGATGCTGACGGGGGACCGCCATGATACCGGGGCCAAGTACCTCTTCGCCACCGTTCAGACGATGAGCCAGCCGGCGGTGCTGGAGCGCTTTGCCCCGGACGAGTTCGACTACATCCTGATCGATGAGGTTCACCGGGTGGCCGCGCCGTCCTACCAGCGGATCATGGAACACTTCCGGCCACAATTCTGGCTGGGGATGACGGCCACACCCGACCGCCCCGACCAGCAGAGCGTCTACGCCAATTTCGACTACCACCTGGCCTATGAGATCCGCCTGCAGGATGCCCTGGAGGCGGGGATGCTGGCGCCGTTCCACTACGTCGGTGTCCAGGACTACACGGTCGGTGACACGACGATCGATGAGACCACCCAGCTGCGGCGGCTGGTGGCCCCGGAACGGGTGCACTATGTCTTACG comes from Limosilactobacillus sp. and encodes:
- a CDS encoding phosphatase PAP2 family protein gives rise to the protein MVRHLLRGRQRPAMIRHDYVAFYQRLTAPFVRHPGWIRLLRFFNHLIEVVMYGCYIALLAGLIWLGSRVSWDAAFHRVLPFVLVPGISFILLSLVRDWLNSPRPYEEWAIDPLIPRTKKGDSMPSRHVFSAVTIAMCVLRLSWLWGALFLVLAAALALIRVIGGVHYPRDVIVGALCGLVAGSLLFI
- a CDS encoding aldo/keto reductase; this translates as MQTVKIGGTNWVASNVALGIMRMGTLPVPQAVEALQMAHEVGINFIDSADIYGNDPVLGRGSSEIHFGQAFKKSGLSRDDFYIQSKGGLFANSDNKITRYDSSKTHLIQAVDGILQRMGIDYLDSFLIHRPDPLMDPAEVAAAFDELQAAGKVRHFGVSNFNPQQIALLQSATDQRLLVDQVQFSIAHTGMIDFGLHTNMTDARSINHDGGLLEYARRKHMTIQTWSPFQYGTFAGTFINNDKFADLNDLLAKLADKYHASKNAIAVAWILRHPAQMQVLLGTMNTAHIADSAAGSDIRLTKQEWYDIYFAAGNDLP